ctcaaattctcattcacagtagtatgtttgtcttgcaagtcaaacaaactagcttgtaaagcatcatgtttgccttgcaactcagacatacttttctccatttcagcaCATCTAACATGCAACCTagtacattcatcacaattaacagcagtgggttcatcgacacatacctgacttgatgaaccgtcgacattagccataaaggctgaatggagagaagacgaagtataagcagcttgatccaccagaatagatcttctttgagtttctgctgcagcttcctccaaaaatTCATCAAAGTCAACATCATTCGAAACATTaaatgtctcacccacatgatcatcaccggaattggatgattcttcatcaacacttctaCTGTATCCAGACGAATCTTCATCTTCAgatgattcaccaccactggcagaagattctccaccactggtgtgaactagcttcttcacaacctgagcaaaacatgttgttccatcgggagcatcaccacccaactggattgaccagtcacaaccttcatccacctgaaccgcaagtgcccggttggtttggttgttgacgggtaccaatgtacgatcattgtttctgttctgctggttgccttggtttctgaaggggttttgattcccgtgttgagctggctttgtgcattccctcttaaagtgacccctttcaccacagttgaagcacttaacggcctgcttatcgaacccatacttggtgtctcgcttactttccaagctggttctgccagtactttccatccaatcctttgctcttctcacagcactcgcaaaggcccacttgatgtccatcaagtccatctcctctttatcaatctgcctgtagtcttcttgtgtcagattaatgttgccaatctgaccttctattaacccacagtacgcgctcactacagtgttaagcagctccatgtgttccttagctacttctacactgattttagagaagcttgacgtgtcgagctgtacggtacttgactttgattgttgagcagcagatgatgttcctccataacatgcacgttgttgttgagcaggaggaggaggaggaggtggttctattggatttccatacatgtctgtggtgggaggtggcttaacaggaacttgcaccggattgccatacatatcagtggttgtgacaaacgctgtttgcaaaggagcatgtggacctgttcttgcagacgaagtattggaagttccacaatacatttcaggattttgtggcaatggaactctcttcgcctttaaggtttcctcctgatccttgttttccagaagctgcacgaagtcgttgatatttgtagttttcaacactctgttatacttcaggatttccaagaagctactccattgtggaggcaaagcatcagcaaactttttcaccacttctgcttgagttgtagtaacaccaaaattattcagctcagtaagcaaatgataaaccgacttgtcatgtctcccagagactccttatccatgcaagcgaagcagtcaaattctttcttgagtagatcatgacgcaactgacgtgttgcttcatttccaactcctcttgttttcaacccgtcccacaacttcttagttgtcttgaagctgacaaactggtgataaatatctttgctcaaagcctgggtgagaatggcgtatgctttcttttccagatcatacgttttctttttatcttcgggaagatcagcaaatgacgcagtctctgaagcagcaacctctatggcttgatcgaaatctgtggtgaaacgtatccacagttccgtattttgaccaagaacatatgttttaaacctctcagcccatcctggatattcattcaaactcatcagttttgggggtcgattcaaacttcctgtttcgctttcgcttaataagatactttgtacactcggagtttgacccgttactaatgcccattgatttgatggtaaagcatttacttgtgaagatgtagatactggagattcggcccatgatggtgatagacttgtacacgtatactttccactatcaggagccggtgtaccccaccatgaaggagtaACACCAGAACTggtatattttccactgtctggagcaggattccaccaactcggattcatctttgacaagaaaaATGAATTCTAAGTCAAAGTCACGAAGGATGATGGccacccgaaagatcacacagccgaagaatcctggtcgaaagatctaaAATCACAGAAACTAGTTAacaataaactgaccacaatcgaaagatcaactattgttcgaaggatcaacagtactcgaaagattactgttgaatctcgaacaataatttcgaaagattcaagaactcgaaggattcccttttgaaagatccttatctttcgagttaaatccctatctttcggacacttatctttcgaatagattccttggtcgaaagatatgtttcggacttcgaaggatgtgtcgaaagatgatgatctatcgagccttccttgatcgaaagatgatctttcgatgtcgaaggatatctttcgaagtcgaaggatatctttcgaatgtgcactgacacactgacacagatgtgacgggttggtgaaaaggtgatgggttggtaagtcaactttcggcaaaagggtatggcaggctgacaactttcccaccaactttgaaaagaTTGCCCAAAAAGGATAACCTTATCCTAAAACCAGTCACCGGTAGTTTAACCGGAATATTCGCCGGAAAAACACCAAATCacttaaacaagttttcaagttacccaacccacttatgaacactcccggtaagtttaaaacacgttttccagtttaaaagtgtagaaaaaccaacaaaaaacgggtgttaaaccaagtgttcaaacacacaccaagaacttgaataacccggttttaaacaaggtaaagagccaagctctgataccacttgtaggtcccttttgtcggaggatgacgaacctcaaaccttgttatactaacccactagcgagtgcggaatccaagctagcaagcaaaccgagattaagcaagtataaacaaaacacacacgggttcaccgattaacacaacttgtattaatgcaaatgaaggtttcggttacaagcacaatgtttacaaatctaacatgtaaactctcaaagtgtgtgtgtgagttccggacagaatgctctcagcctatctctcggtatctttctgtctgtgtgtgtCTAACAAGTCTAATGAACTCAACacaatgcatgggtatttatacccatacacagtaggtcatgtccgaaggatccgatagatggtccgaaggatcatctgtcgatgacaagatgttcgaatgatcagcaatgacctcgaaggatgatccttcgaggtctaacaatcgaagcatatctttcgattacctcgaaggatcaacagtatccttcgaggagctatccttcgagacagacaactactttctaactgtttgaccaagtcaaaccggaggatggttgacttggtcaacttacagacttagaacatcgtttatatacagaccgaatacagacaaagtacagacacaagtgcaccaacaaaagaTATGTTCAATCTCCTGTAGATTCTTTAAACTATAAAGCGACAAGAAGTGAAACACCAAATCCCATATACAGCTAAGTAGCTTCTTCTTACTTGGGCCACTATAGCTATTCGTTTTTTTTTACCATCTTATTGTATTTATTTATACAACTTGAAACCGGAAAATGTTGTATGGACTTTTTTTAACGGCCTGAAAGTTGAATTGTGGAGGCAGTGGCATTGGATATTGATGATTCAATAGCAACTTGAATCTTCACCTCATCGTCGGTAGTAGACCTCACTGGTGGTCTTTCTTCAAGTGTTTTGTCACTTAGAAGAGTAACCACTTCCGACATTGCAGGTCTAGATGAAACAGTTGGCTGGGTGCACATCAACGCTATCTCTATGATCTTAATTACATCTTCTGTTGCATATTCACTAGGGTCTAGTTTGTCATCCACCAGATTCATATGTGTGCCATTCTCATACAGATTCCAGGCCTGTCGCATATAACAGCACAAAGTTTAATAAGAGATTACTTAACCAAGGTTATAATCTCATCACATATTTGTGTCCACACATAGttgcacatatatatatatatttttggtacACCTACATGATCAAGAAGGCTTGGAGTGATTGATATATCGTCTTTGGCATCCTTGCATCTCTTTCCGCTAATAATTTCAAGGACCACAACACCGTAGCTGTATGTATCAACTTTCTCAGATAAGTGTCCATGATTGGCGTATTCAGGTGCTACATAACCACTATCCCTGGCAACATATATCAATTTTTATTGTTAACACGTTTATACCTAGAAACATTACTAGTGAATTTATATGCATTGATTTGAACATACAATGACCCTGCAAATTGGGTGCTGAGATGAGTCTTATCTTCAGGTAGTAATCTAATCAGCCCAAAATCTGCAATTTTTGGCTGAAATTCATTGTCAAGTAGAATGTTGCTGGTTTTAATATCTCTATGGATGATGGTAACATGGTACTGTTCATGTAGATATGCAAGACCTCTTGCTGTCCCAAAGATGATACCAAACCTTTGTTTCCAGCTTAAAGTCTTTGTTTCGTCACCTGTCACATAAAAATTCGTTAGCCACTAAACAGAGATGCTAATCGTTGCAGATCTAGTTTTTTTGTTCAAAAAATAAGTGCTTCAACTCATTACTCACCATAGAGGAACTGATCAAGGCTATGATTTTCCATGTACTCGTGTACAAGGAATAAGTGCGGGCCTTTTATACAATATCCAAGAAGACGAACAAGATGACGATGATGAACATTACTTAAAATCTTAAGTTCATCATTAAAGTGTGCATTTCCTCTACTAGAGGCCATAATGGTTTTCTTAATTGCAACCACATCCCCATTCTTGAGATTTCCCTGGTAAATATTGCCAAATACAAACAATGAATTAAAGTAATTGAGTATCTTATGTGTTGAAGTATACAATTCTGACTCAATTAAGTAATACCTTATATACTTCCCCAAATATCCCCCCTCCAAGTTTGTTCTCGTCGCTGAAATTATCAGTAGCTACTTTCAACTCATTGTAGCTATATGTTGCTGGACCTTGCAACAATTCGGTTGATCCCGTTGATTTATCTATGGacaaaaaaattgtaaaacatgTTTTAGAAAGCATGTAAAATATTAGTTAAAGCATAAACCGAAAGAATTAAAGAGTCGAAAATCATCTTTTGTACCTTGTTGGCCTCTACTTGCCTTCTTAGATCTGCAACAGCATAAGAAAACTGCAAGTAGAAGCAACAGAAAGCCTACACCTCCAACAACTCCACCAATTATTGATTTCTTCTTGCTTGAATCATCTGTAAGTTATAGACATGCATAAAGTTTCATCGGTATACTAACGAACTACTGAACAAAAACACAGATAAATATCAATTCTAGATGAGTAGATGTCTCACCATCCCAAAGGAGAGATGAAATATCAGTTGACTGGTTATGTCTGAAAAATGGAGTCCTGTCATACCTCATGAAACATCCATTGTCCATTGCTCTCCCAGAAGCAGTAGGAAGACAATCATATAGAGATTGGGATCTCAACTTTAAGCATTCTAAACAAACACTCTGGCTTACGTTTAGATTACACTGCGCAATGGCATACACGGTTGCATCACCAGAGGCTACCTTTCTTGTAGAAGCTGCATAATAAATGGGTGCTCTTGGTGCAGCAATTTGAAGGTCAAATAATAACTTCTGTGCTGCTTTTCGGAATTCTTCTGGCTGAGGCGATGTTGTGTTGTCACATAATACCACGCCAGCCCGATTATTAGCCTCAGTGAAGAAGTTATTGTTCTCATACCTACATCGAACATGTTTAAGAAGAATTAGTTATATGGCAACCAAACAAAATCCATGGATAACCACTACTTGGCATTGCGACCGAAATTTGCAGTAGAAAAACCAGTTGCGAATTTAGTGATAGATTTGCGACGAGAATCACATTAGTCACAAAATAGACGCAAAGTTCGCAACTGTTTAAATCCTGTCGTATATCAGTCAcacaatttgaaaaaaaaaataaatgaaaacaaaaataaccTTCGGGCACAAATTAAATTACACACCGAGGATTTTGCTAGTACAGGGTGGATATATCTTAGAACAAGAGGTCGTAGTGtaaattttttgaaaattgtACTTTTTTTTCGATTTTGCTGCCCCTATAGAAATTCTTT
Above is a window of Helianthus annuus cultivar XRQ/B chromosome 14, HanXRQr2.0-SUNRISE, whole genome shotgun sequence DNA encoding:
- the LOC110909161 gene encoding cysteine-rich receptor-like protein kinase 2 isoform X1; amino-acid sequence: MRQVENRCLSWRLTSLLVVVVVLTTMAEPVTSQRAADRNSTLMRYYCSMYKGVSATYFLRNLNTTLSNLRKQLTTSGYAAARTLLNGESVWGLAWCRGYVSVPDCLSCFDYAVDQLKVCGLGNGAHAIYSDCDLRYENNNFFTEANNRAGVVLCDNTTSPQPEEFRKAAQKLLFDLQIAAPRAPIYYAASTRKVASGDATVYAIAQCNLNVSQSVCLECLKLRSQSLYDCLPTASGRAMDNGCFMRYDRTPFFRHNQSTDISSLLWDDDSSKKKSIIGGVVGGVGFLLLLLAVFLCCCRSKKASRGQQDKSTGSTELLQGPATYSYNELKVATDNFSDENKLGGGIFGEVYKGNLKNGDVVAIKKTIMASSRGNAHFNDELKILSNVHHRHLVRLLGYCIKGPHLFLVHEYMENHSLDQFLYGDETKTLSWKQRFGIIFGTARGLAYLHEQYHVTIIHRDIKTSNILLDNEFQPKIADFGLIRLLPEDKTHLSTQFAGSLDSGYVAPEYANHGHLSEKVDTYSYGVVVLEIISGKRCKDAKDDISITPSLLDHAWNLYENGTHMNLVDDKLDPSEYATEDVIKIIEIALMCTQPTVSSRPAMSEVVTLLSDKTLEERPPVRSTTDDEVKIQVAIESSISNATASTIQLSGR